The following are from one region of the Longimicrobium sp. genome:
- a CDS encoding phosphatase PAP2 family protein translates to METRVEVGAMMIDRWMAALAAAWLAAAPAAAQKLDAPDTAAHRSARLFTRRDLYIAGGFAAGALVMAPLDRSLANALQDSSVQANQILEHSATGVRVLGMPGSMIISGGMFAAGRALKWPRMTDIGLHTFESIVLAEGITFTAKGFAGRARPFVRPDNPVDYAFSRGFSDDDHQSMPSGHTSAAFAAASAATSEVGYWWPKRKTLAAVTLYTAAGLVGVSRMYNNRHWASDVVVGAGVGAFSGWKVVGYTHAHPDNPFDRVLLGTRVTPAGNGGMAITWSSQAH, encoded by the coding sequence ATGGAGACTCGAGTCGAGGTGGGGGCGATGATGATCGATCGATGGATGGCGGCGCTCGCGGCGGCCTGGCTCGCGGCGGCGCCCGCCGCCGCGCAGAAGCTGGATGCGCCCGACACGGCCGCGCACCGCTCGGCGCGGCTGTTCACGCGGCGCGACCTGTACATCGCGGGCGGCTTCGCGGCGGGCGCGCTGGTGATGGCGCCGCTCGACCGCTCGCTGGCCAACGCGCTGCAGGACTCGTCGGTGCAGGCCAACCAGATCCTGGAGCACAGCGCCACCGGCGTGCGGGTGCTGGGGATGCCCGGCTCGATGATCATCTCCGGCGGGATGTTCGCGGCGGGGCGGGCGCTGAAGTGGCCGCGCATGACGGACATCGGGCTGCACACCTTCGAATCCATCGTCCTGGCCGAGGGCATCACCTTCACGGCCAAGGGCTTCGCGGGGCGCGCGCGGCCGTTCGTGCGGCCGGACAACCCGGTGGACTACGCCTTCTCGCGCGGCTTCAGCGACGACGACCACCAGTCCATGCCCAGCGGCCACACCAGCGCCGCCTTCGCCGCCGCGTCGGCGGCGACGAGCGAGGTGGGATACTGGTGGCCCAAGCGGAAGACGCTGGCGGCGGTCACGCTGTACACGGCGGCGGGGCTGGTGGGCGTCTCGCGGATGTACAACAACCGCCACTGGGCGAGCGACGTGGTGGTCGGCGCGGGCGTCGGCGCGTTCAGCGGCTGGAAGGTCGTCGGCTACACGCACGCGCACCCCGACAACCCGTTCGACCGCGTCCTCCTCGGCACCCGCGTCACCCCCGCGGGCAACGGCGGGATGGCGATCACGTGGTCGTCGCAGGCGCACTGA
- a CDS encoding MOSC N-terminal beta barrel domain-containing protein, with protein sequence MPAREVGRVAGLWRYPVKSMAAEALERADVGWHGLEGDRRWAFVREGMARSGFPWLTLRENPRMWGYRPRLADPDRPDACTTLVRTPSGAELDVTDPALAEELGHGARVMRQSRGIFDTFPLSLITTQTVRALGGMVGAPLDPLRFRPNLLVEAAGGEPFAEDAWVGAVLEVGSLRMRVDKRDERCVVINVDPATTERNAAVLRTVAQQRQACLGVYGTTVHPGRVSVGDAVVIEG encoded by the coding sequence ATGCCCGCGCGTGAGGTGGGCCGCGTCGCCGGCCTGTGGCGCTATCCGGTGAAGTCGATGGCGGCCGAGGCGCTGGAACGGGCCGACGTCGGCTGGCACGGCCTGGAGGGAGACCGGCGGTGGGCGTTCGTCCGTGAGGGGATGGCGCGCAGCGGGTTTCCGTGGCTCACCCTCCGCGAGAACCCGCGGATGTGGGGCTACCGGCCCAGGCTGGCCGATCCCGATCGGCCGGACGCGTGCACCACCCTGGTCCGCACCCCGTCGGGCGCCGAGCTGGACGTGACCGATCCGGCGCTCGCGGAGGAGCTGGGCCACGGCGCGCGCGTGATGCGGCAGAGCCGCGGGATCTTCGACACCTTTCCCCTGTCGCTCATCACCACGCAGACGGTGCGGGCGCTGGGCGGGATGGTCGGTGCGCCGCTCGACCCGCTGCGCTTTCGCCCGAACCTGCTCGTGGAAGCGGCCGGCGGTGAGCCGTTCGCGGAAGATGCGTGGGTCGGCGCCGTGCTGGAGGTGGGCAGCCTCCGCATGCGCGTGGACAAGCGCGACGAGCGGTGCGTGGTGATCAACGTCGATCCCGCCACCACCGAGCGGAACGCGGCCGTGCTGCGGACCGTCGCCCAACAGCGCCAGGCGTGCCTGGGCGTGTACGGAACGACGGTGCACCCCGGCCGCGTATCCGTCGGCGACGCGGTGGTGATCGAAGGCTGA
- a CDS encoding long-chain fatty acid--CoA ligase: MPRTATALKARNQPVPLAPVERDTLLKLFLGAVDRYGRPDAMQHKAGGAWRTISHHELEARVARLAAGLADAGVGAGDRVAILSENRPEWMMADFAVLGIGGVDVPLYPTLPANQAAYILKDCGAKAVFVSTAAQLAKVQEIRGDLPDLRLVVSFDDPAGAEGVRRFDEVMDAGQRSIDAGRFTPGYRERAAQVTRDDVATLIYTSGTTGAPKGVMLTHWNLCSNVAACRQHDVLDPQPGDVALSFLPLSHVFERMVDYWYFDSGIGIAYAESIEKVADNLGEVRPTVAVSVPRVFEKIYAKVMGATGVKKAIVGWARKTGEAVVDARLAGREPGGALAFQHRLADRLVFSKLRARTGGRLRTFISGGAPLAPGIAKFFWAAGLPIYEGYGLTETSPVIAVNKPAKWRIGTVGPIVPGVEAAIDEEGEILTRGPHVMKGYWNNPDATAEVIDDDGWFHTGDIGELQDGFLRITDRLKNIIVTAGGKNVAPAPMENLAAMSPFVAQVVMIGDRRAFPSLLVVPDYEHLDAWAAAQGIATGDHAALAREPKVRELFERETLGRLTGFARYEVPKKVLVIPDEFTIDNGLLTPKLSIKRHLVEKKYADEIEALYAGHSAD, from the coding sequence ATGCCCAGGACCGCCACCGCGCTGAAGGCCCGCAACCAGCCCGTTCCGCTCGCGCCCGTGGAGCGCGACACCCTGCTCAAGCTCTTCCTGGGCGCGGTGGACCGCTACGGCCGGCCCGACGCCATGCAGCACAAGGCCGGCGGTGCGTGGCGCACCATCTCGCACCACGAGCTGGAGGCGCGCGTCGCCCGGCTGGCCGCGGGGCTGGCCGACGCGGGCGTCGGCGCGGGCGACCGCGTGGCCATCCTCTCCGAGAACCGCCCCGAGTGGATGATGGCCGACTTCGCGGTGCTCGGCATCGGCGGCGTCGACGTCCCCCTCTATCCCACCCTGCCGGCGAACCAGGCCGCGTACATCCTCAAGGACTGCGGCGCGAAGGCCGTCTTCGTCTCCACCGCGGCGCAGCTGGCCAAGGTGCAGGAGATCCGCGGCGACCTTCCCGACCTCCGCCTGGTCGTGTCGTTCGACGACCCCGCGGGCGCGGAGGGCGTGCGGCGGTTCGACGAGGTGATGGACGCGGGGCAGCGCTCGATCGACGCGGGCCGCTTCACCCCCGGCTACCGCGAGCGCGCCGCGCAGGTCACCCGCGACGACGTGGCCACGCTCATCTACACCTCGGGGACCACGGGCGCGCCCAAGGGGGTGATGCTGACGCACTGGAATCTCTGCTCGAACGTCGCCGCCTGCCGCCAGCACGACGTGCTCGACCCCCAGCCGGGCGACGTGGCCCTCTCCTTCCTCCCGCTCTCGCACGTCTTCGAGCGGATGGTGGACTACTGGTACTTCGATTCGGGGATCGGCATCGCCTACGCCGAGTCGATCGAGAAGGTGGCCGACAACCTGGGCGAGGTGCGTCCCACCGTGGCCGTCTCCGTCCCCCGCGTGTTCGAGAAGATCTACGCCAAGGTGATGGGCGCCACGGGGGTGAAGAAGGCGATCGTCGGCTGGGCGCGGAAGACGGGCGAGGCGGTGGTCGACGCGCGGCTGGCGGGGCGCGAGCCCGGCGGCGCGCTGGCGTTCCAGCACCGCCTCGCGGACAGGCTGGTCTTCTCCAAGCTGCGCGCGCGGACGGGCGGGCGGCTGCGCACCTTCATCTCCGGCGGCGCGCCGCTGGCGCCGGGGATCGCCAAGTTCTTCTGGGCCGCCGGGCTCCCCATCTACGAGGGCTACGGGCTGACCGAGACGTCGCCGGTGATCGCCGTCAACAAGCCGGCGAAGTGGAGGATCGGGACGGTCGGACCCATCGTCCCCGGCGTGGAGGCGGCGATCGACGAGGAGGGCGAGATCCTTACCCGCGGGCCGCACGTGATGAAGGGGTACTGGAACAACCCGGATGCGACGGCCGAGGTGATCGACGACGACGGCTGGTTCCACACCGGCGACATCGGCGAGCTGCAGGACGGCTTCCTGCGCATCACCGACCGGCTGAAGAATATCATCGTCACGGCCGGCGGGAAGAACGTGGCCCCCGCGCCGATGGAGAACCTGGCGGCGATGTCGCCCTTCGTGGCGCAGGTGGTGATGATCGGCGACCGGCGCGCCTTCCCCAGCCTCCTCGTGGTCCCCGACTACGAGCACCTGGACGCGTGGGCCGCCGCGCAGGGGATCGCCACGGGCGACCACGCGGCGCTGGCGCGCGAGCCGAAGGTGCGCGAGCTGTTCGAGCGCGAGACGCTGGGGCGGCTGACCGGGTTCGCGCGCTACGAGGTGCCCAAGAAGGTGCTGGTGATCCCCGACGAGTTCACCATCGACAACGGCCTGCTGACCCCCAAGCTCAGCATCAAGCGCCACCTGGTCGAGAAGAAGTACGCCGACGAGATCGAGGCGCTCTACGCCGGCCACTCGGCGGATTGA